The following coding sequences lie in one Kribbella sp. NBC_00709 genomic window:
- a CDS encoding malate dehydrogenase, translating into MSTTPVKVAVTGAAGNIGYSLLFRIASGALLGPDTPVELRLLEITPALKALEGVVMELEDSAFPALAGIEIGDDPNVVFDGVNVALLVGARPRTKGMERGDLLEANGAIFTGQGKALNDHAADDVRITVTGNPANTNALIAKSNAPDIPAERFSALTRLDHNRALAQLAKKAGVHVTDLKKLTIWGNHSATQYPDIFHAEVAGKNAAEVVNDQAWLENDFLPTVQKRGAAIIEARGASSAASAAAATIDHTRDWLAGSAEGDWLSMAVVSDGSYDVPEGLISSFPVTVKDRNWEIVQGLEINDFSRGKIDASTAELGEERDAVKALGLIG; encoded by the coding sequence GTGAGCACTACACCGGTGAAGGTGGCCGTTACCGGGGCCGCGGGGAATATCGGTTACAGCCTGCTGTTCCGGATCGCGAGCGGGGCCCTGCTGGGGCCGGACACCCCGGTGGAGCTGCGGCTGCTGGAGATCACCCCGGCGCTGAAGGCACTCGAGGGCGTCGTGATGGAGCTCGAGGACTCCGCCTTCCCGGCGCTGGCCGGGATCGAGATCGGCGACGACCCGAACGTCGTCTTCGACGGGGTCAACGTCGCGCTGCTGGTGGGTGCGCGGCCGCGGACCAAGGGCATGGAGCGTGGTGACCTGCTGGAGGCCAACGGCGCGATCTTCACCGGCCAGGGCAAGGCGCTGAACGACCACGCCGCGGACGACGTCCGGATCACCGTCACCGGCAACCCGGCGAACACGAACGCGCTGATCGCCAAGAGCAACGCGCCGGACATCCCGGCCGAGCGGTTCTCGGCGCTGACCCGGCTGGACCACAACCGGGCGCTGGCGCAGCTGGCGAAGAAGGCCGGTGTGCACGTCACCGACCTGAAGAAGCTGACGATCTGGGGCAACCACTCCGCGACGCAGTACCCGGACATCTTCCACGCGGAGGTAGCCGGCAAGAACGCGGCCGAGGTCGTCAACGACCAGGCCTGGCTGGAGAACGACTTCCTCCCGACCGTGCAGAAGCGCGGCGCGGCGATCATCGAGGCGCGTGGCGCGTCGTCGGCGGCCTCCGCCGCGGCCGCCACCATCGACCACACCCGCGACTGGCTGGCCGGTTCGGCCGAGGGTGACTGGCTGTCGATGGCGGTCGTCTCCGACGGCTCGTACGACGTGCCGGAGGGCCTGATCTCGTCGTTCCCGGTGACCGTGAAGGACCGCAACTGGGAGATCGTCCAGGGCCTGGAGATCAACGACTTCTCCCGCGGCAAGATCGACGCCTCGACCGCCGAGCTCGGCGAAGAGCGCGACGCGGTGAAGGCGCTCGGCCTGATCGGCTGA
- a CDS encoding spermidine synthase, with amino-acid sequence MERRVGSGLASVEAQADGTFVLRIDGSPQSQVDLADPAHLPFEYMRRIGDVVDVVAPRRQPVAVLHVGGAALSLPRYVAVTRSRSRQIVLEPDEDLTEFVREALPLPKRSGIKVRPVTGRAGIGEVYDDSMDLVILDAFEHEAVPANLVTAEFFAECARVLRPTGVLVANLIDGKAGLPFIRRTAATVQAEIGAGVVLAERKILRGKGFGNVIMVASRQPVPDLTDPGRRAQPPYDVMPLAELAGKATPLTDAERYVTPQAPPSAFRS; translated from the coding sequence GTGGAACGTCGCGTCGGGTCCGGGCTGGCCAGTGTCGAGGCGCAGGCCGACGGCACCTTCGTCCTGCGGATCGACGGGTCGCCGCAGTCGCAGGTCGATCTGGCGGACCCGGCGCACCTGCCGTTCGAGTACATGCGCCGGATCGGCGACGTCGTGGATGTGGTGGCGCCGCGACGGCAGCCGGTCGCGGTGCTGCACGTCGGCGGGGCCGCGCTGAGTCTTCCGCGGTACGTCGCTGTCACCCGGTCGCGGTCGCGGCAGATCGTTCTCGAGCCGGACGAGGATCTGACCGAGTTCGTCCGCGAGGCGCTGCCGCTGCCGAAGCGGTCCGGGATCAAGGTGCGGCCGGTGACGGGACGGGCCGGCATCGGCGAGGTGTACGACGACTCGATGGACCTGGTGATCCTGGACGCGTTCGAGCACGAGGCCGTTCCGGCGAATCTGGTCACCGCGGAGTTCTTCGCCGAGTGCGCCCGCGTACTGCGGCCCACCGGCGTACTGGTGGCGAATCTGATCGACGGGAAGGCCGGGTTGCCGTTCATCCGGCGTACTGCGGCCACCGTGCAGGCGGAGATCGGTGCCGGGGTGGTGCTCGCGGAGCGGAAGATCCTGCGTGGCAAGGGATTCGGGAACGTGATCATGGTCGCGTCACGGCAACCGGTCCCCGACCTCACGGACCCCGGCCGCCGGGCCCAACCGCCGTACGACGTGATGCCGCTGGCAGAGCTCGCCGGGAAAGCGACGCCGCTGACGGACGCGGAACGCTACGTCACGCCGCAGGCGCCGCCTTCAGCCTTCCGGAGCTGA
- a CDS encoding helix-turn-helix domain-containing protein — MEDVEAFADALQRVRRHAGLSYRQLADRAHYSHPHLIRATNGKQLPTWEVTAAFLTGCGVPADLMPVWRRRWEQASRDPRDIVGLLENAESLQELGAAVAALARPRSLRALAQLTGIPRATLQAWFQGSRLAGPDRLDLLVRAVGATPAERTAVARTVERLSSGPRVSSGRLKAAPAA; from the coding sequence GTGGAGGATGTCGAGGCGTTCGCGGATGCGTTGCAGCGGGTACGACGTCATGCCGGGCTGAGCTACCGGCAGCTGGCCGACCGCGCGCACTACTCGCATCCACACCTGATCCGCGCGACGAACGGGAAGCAGCTGCCGACCTGGGAGGTCACCGCCGCGTTCCTGACCGGCTGCGGGGTGCCTGCCGACCTGATGCCGGTCTGGCGCCGGCGCTGGGAGCAGGCCAGCCGCGATCCACGCGACATCGTCGGCCTGCTGGAGAACGCGGAGAGCCTGCAGGAGCTGGGGGCTGCTGTCGCAGCACTCGCCCGTCCGCGCTCGTTGCGGGCGCTGGCCCAGCTCACCGGCATCCCCCGGGCGACGCTGCAGGCGTGGTTCCAAGGGTCGCGGCTGGCCGGTCCGGACCGGCTCGACCTGCTCGTCCGAGCAGTCGGCGCGACACCGGCCGAACGCACAGCGGTCGCCCGCACCGTAGAGCGCCTCAGCTCCGGCCCGAGGGTCAGCTCCGGAAGGCTGAAGGCGGCGCCTGCGGCGTGA
- a CDS encoding MOSC domain-containing protein encodes MSAAKVAALAYYPVKGLAGIPVEAAEAGPTGLLNDRLFMLVEPDGSFLSQRKLPAMATLHAELAGDHLRLSAAGAPDVELEIQYDGKRRDVSLFGKWFGQGVVQAAAADEWFTARLGTPAALVRVTPEHERPGWGAHRGLTGYGDAHALMITSQSSLDGLNQRILEHGGAAIPMNRFRPNIVVSGWSEPHTEDKVLRMTAGAVEIGYSARGIRCAVPTVEQSTGVKSGPEPTRTLATYRREPAYGGGVSFGVKAAVLAGGAIRVGDEIAVQEWIPDGADPAQD; translated from the coding sequence GTGTCCGCCGCAAAGGTCGCTGCCCTGGCCTACTACCCCGTCAAAGGTCTCGCCGGGATTCCCGTCGAGGCAGCAGAGGCCGGCCCGACCGGCCTGCTGAACGATCGGCTGTTCATGCTGGTCGAGCCGGACGGCAGCTTCCTCAGCCAGCGCAAGCTGCCCGCGATGGCGACCCTCCACGCCGAGCTGGCCGGCGACCACCTCCGGCTGTCCGCCGCCGGCGCCCCGGACGTCGAGCTCGAGATCCAGTACGACGGCAAGCGGCGCGACGTCAGCCTGTTCGGGAAGTGGTTCGGCCAGGGCGTCGTCCAGGCCGCGGCCGCGGACGAGTGGTTCACCGCCCGCCTCGGCACTCCGGCGGCACTCGTCCGGGTCACCCCCGAGCACGAGCGTCCCGGCTGGGGCGCGCACCGCGGACTCACGGGGTACGGCGATGCGCACGCGCTGATGATCACGTCGCAGTCGTCACTCGACGGACTGAACCAGCGCATCCTCGAGCACGGCGGCGCTGCGATCCCGATGAACCGCTTCCGGCCGAACATCGTCGTGTCCGGATGGTCCGAACCGCACACCGAGGACAAGGTGCTCCGGATGACGGCCGGCGCGGTCGAGATCGGCTACTCGGCGCGCGGCATCCGGTGTGCGGTGCCGACGGTGGAGCAGTCGACCGGCGTCAAGTCCGGTCCGGAGCCGACCAGGACGCTGGCGACGTACCGGCGCGAACCGGCGTACGGCGGTGGCGTCAGCTTCGGCGTCAAGGCCGCGGTGCTTGCCGGAGGCGCCATTCGGGTCGGCGACGAGATCGCCGTCCAGGAATGGATCCCGGACGGCGCCGATCCCGCGCAGGACTAG
- a CDS encoding lamin tail domain-containing protein, translating into MLFSTATAAVVLAGTAVFAPLTADAAITAVLSGIQYDPPGADVRTNAQLNNEFFTVRNISSRPINLSGFRVLDAANHLFVFPRGYVLPGRTTVIVRTGKNRNRAQTLYWNQSWYIWNNEGDTARFQTPAGKTFDTCTYKAVTGRSRVAC; encoded by the coding sequence ATGCTCTTTTCCACCGCGACGGCGGCCGTGGTGCTCGCCGGTACGGCGGTCTTCGCACCACTGACGGCCGACGCGGCGATCACCGCCGTACTCAGCGGGATCCAGTACGACCCGCCGGGTGCGGACGTCCGCACCAACGCCCAGCTGAACAACGAGTTCTTCACCGTCCGCAACATCAGCAGCCGGCCGATCAACCTGTCCGGCTTCCGGGTGCTGGATGCGGCCAACCACCTGTTCGTGTTCCCGCGCGGCTACGTGCTGCCGGGCCGGACAACCGTCATCGTCCGCACCGGCAAGAACCGGAACCGGGCGCAGACGCTGTACTGGAACCAGAGCTGGTACATCTGGAACAACGAAGGTGACACCGCCCGCTTCCAGACCCCGGCCGGCAAGACCTTCGACACCTGCACCTACAAGGCCGTCACCGGCCGGTCGCGAGTCGCCTGCTAG
- a CDS encoding MBL fold metallo-hydrolase has product MEITHIGGPTAVLNLGGLKFLIDPAFDEPRDYQLPGRVMSKLIGPAIPAAELGPIDVALVSHDEHKDNLDDAGRALLPTIPTVLSTPGAATRIPGVRGLENWESIDLPRPDGGVVTVTGVPALHGPEGAEKVLGVVTGFVLQGDGLPTVYVAGDNASLGLVKEIADRFAPIDVAILFAGAARTALLDGANLTLTSAQAVEAARLLGTATIVPVHTEGWAHFTEGPDEFVAAFRAAGLIERVKVLEHGVATTVD; this is encoded by the coding sequence ATGGAGATCACGCACATCGGCGGCCCGACCGCCGTCCTGAACCTCGGCGGCCTGAAGTTCCTGATCGATCCCGCCTTCGACGAGCCCCGCGACTACCAGTTGCCGGGCCGGGTGATGAGCAAGCTGATCGGCCCGGCGATCCCGGCCGCCGAGCTCGGCCCGATCGACGTCGCTCTGGTCTCGCACGACGAGCACAAGGACAACCTCGACGACGCCGGCCGCGCGCTGCTGCCGACGATCCCGACCGTCCTGTCGACCCCGGGCGCGGCGACCCGGATCCCCGGCGTCCGCGGGCTGGAGAACTGGGAGTCGATCGACCTGCCCCGGCCGGACGGCGGCGTCGTCACGGTGACCGGCGTACCTGCGCTGCACGGCCCGGAAGGAGCCGAGAAGGTGCTCGGCGTGGTGACCGGGTTCGTCCTGCAGGGCGACGGCCTTCCGACCGTCTACGTGGCCGGCGACAACGCGTCACTCGGTCTGGTGAAGGAGATCGCCGACCGGTTCGCGCCGATCGACGTCGCGATCCTCTTCGCGGGGGCGGCGCGGACCGCTCTGCTCGACGGCGCGAACCTCACGCTGACGTCGGCCCAGGCGGTCGAGGCGGCGCGACTGCTCGGTACGGCGACCATCGTCCCGGTGCACACCGAGGGTTGGGCGCACTTCACCGAAGGGCCGGACGAGTTCGTTGCCGCGTTCCGTGCGGCCGGGCTGATCGAGCGCGTGAAGGTGCTCGAGCACGGCGTCGCGACGACCGTTGATTGA
- a CDS encoding GlxA family transcriptional regulator: MRTVAVFAYDGMSPFHLSVPCLVLGERRGRSNRYDVLVCAEEPGSMRTNAGFGISVEHGLEAMERADVVVLPSWEPGRQASAVLLDAIRQAHARGATVVGLCVGAFLVAESGIAAGREVVTHWRWADELRAQHPELAVRADVLWSDLGDVITSAGTAASLDCCLHLVRTHHGVEEAENVARDIVVAPHRSGSQAQYIPVPVPPDPGDDVIEKAMVWARARLDQPVSLDEWAGAVALSRRTFTRQFRARTGSSGQAWLLRQRLDRARLLLETTDLPVERVAASSGFGSSDALRHHFHLLLGTTPRRHRQEFYSSTSRM; the protein is encoded by the coding sequence ATGCGTACTGTCGCGGTCTTCGCGTACGACGGGATGAGCCCGTTCCACCTGTCCGTACCCTGCCTGGTCCTCGGCGAGCGGCGCGGTCGCTCGAACCGGTACGACGTACTCGTCTGCGCGGAGGAGCCGGGATCGATGCGGACGAACGCCGGGTTCGGGATCAGCGTGGAGCACGGGCTGGAGGCGATGGAGCGGGCCGATGTCGTGGTGCTGCCCAGCTGGGAGCCCGGTCGGCAAGCGTCCGCCGTACTGCTGGACGCGATCCGGCAGGCGCATGCGCGCGGGGCGACCGTGGTCGGGTTGTGCGTCGGGGCGTTCCTGGTGGCGGAGAGCGGGATCGCCGCGGGGCGTGAGGTGGTGACCCACTGGCGCTGGGCGGACGAGCTGCGGGCGCAGCATCCGGAGTTGGCCGTGCGGGCGGACGTGCTGTGGTCGGACCTGGGCGACGTCATCACCTCGGCGGGTACGGCGGCGTCGCTGGACTGCTGTCTGCACCTGGTCCGGACCCATCACGGGGTCGAAGAGGCCGAGAACGTTGCCCGCGACATCGTGGTGGCGCCGCATCGGAGCGGGTCGCAGGCGCAGTACATCCCGGTGCCGGTGCCGCCGGATCCGGGCGACGACGTGATCGAGAAGGCGATGGTGTGGGCGCGGGCGCGGCTCGATCAGCCGGTGTCGCTGGACGAGTGGGCCGGGGCGGTGGCGCTGTCGCGGCGTACCTTCACGCGGCAGTTCCGGGCGCGGACCGGGAGCTCGGGACAGGCCTGGTTGCTGCGGCAACGGCTGGACCGGGCGCGGTTGTTGCTGGAGACAACGGACCTGCCGGTCGAGCGGGTCGCGGCGTCGAGTGGCTTCGGCAGCAGTGACGCGTTGCGCCATCACTTCCACCTGCTGCTGGGGACGACGCCGCGGCGGCACCGGCAGGAGTTCTACAGCAGCACGAGCAGGATGTAG
- a CDS encoding CAP domain-containing protein, translated as MILVITPISWILLHQPQNDDADASVPMVTRTDDTYITPTTKAAVATPTKRPTVPPTATPTSSPTVTPTTTPTATPTDTPTDSASPTTVPSETPSTIDPTDSPTSEKATSAPTSPGRTISTSRPTQTTPPPPPPPPARDGGMDANESQLFDMIDSARKNAGCQPLEQDPDLTGSARSDAKSRAKSGATNSSGSSKSTAGGDNWNAQQAYDQMMAQSRGTILNCGLTTLGVGRIGYAHCTAIDLLGLCIGSKPTRYAWVADFS; from the coding sequence GTGATTCTGGTGATCACGCCGATCTCGTGGATCCTGTTGCACCAGCCGCAGAACGACGACGCGGACGCGTCGGTGCCGATGGTCACGCGGACCGACGACACGTACATCACCCCGACCACGAAGGCCGCCGTCGCGACCCCGACGAAGCGGCCGACGGTCCCGCCGACGGCGACCCCGACCAGCAGCCCGACGGTCACCCCGACCACCACGCCGACGGCAACTCCGACGGACACACCGACGGATTCCGCCTCCCCGACCACGGTCCCGTCGGAGACCCCGAGCACCATCGACCCGACGGACTCGCCCACCTCGGAGAAGGCGACCAGCGCCCCGACCTCACCGGGCCGCACGATCTCCACCAGCCGACCGACTCAGACCACGCCACCGCCCCCGCCGCCACCTCCGGCGCGCGACGGCGGCATGGACGCCAACGAGTCGCAGCTGTTCGACATGATCGACAGCGCCCGCAAGAACGCCGGCTGCCAGCCGCTCGAGCAGGACCCGGACCTGACCGGCAGCGCCCGCTCGGACGCCAAGAGCCGCGCCAAGTCCGGTGCGACGAACAGCTCCGGCTCCTCGAAGTCGACCGCCGGCGGCGACAACTGGAACGCCCAGCAGGCGTACGACCAGATGATGGCCCAGAGCCGCGGCACGATCCTCAACTGCGGCCTGACCACCCTGGGCGTCGGCCGGATCGGGTACGCGCACTGCACGGCGATCGACCTGCTCGGCCTCTGCATCGGCTCCAAGCCGACCCGCTACGCGTGGGTGGCCGACTTCTCGTAG
- a CDS encoding CAP domain-containing protein yields the protein MSVLLAIGPVVWLMSRDNARVDDATKVLNVSENSRVDGGSTGTSAGTPLVTITKTLPNGRTTTAVVGTPALGPAATSTSTSATPTSPGTPSDTPTGVLTTPTTPTVGVTTVTVPPTTSASPGGTRTTSGGRPKPTRTATTTPRSTPTKTRTTEPTPSDTAPPPSGGGTNAQERQVLEYTNQIRQQQGCGPLRLDSALVEAAGEHASDMVRRHYMDHTNPEGQDPGDRMAADGYRGSSWGENIAAGYDSAQKVVAAWMQSDGHRKNILNCRFTTIGIGYDPGKVKSDYGPGSWVQDFGRS from the coding sequence TTGTCGGTTCTGCTCGCGATCGGACCGGTCGTGTGGTTGATGTCCCGTGACAACGCGAGGGTCGACGACGCCACCAAGGTCCTGAACGTCTCCGAGAACTCCCGCGTCGACGGCGGATCCACCGGCACATCGGCCGGGACCCCGCTCGTCACCATCACCAAGACGCTGCCGAACGGCCGCACCACCACGGCCGTCGTCGGTACGCCGGCACTCGGTCCGGCCGCGACCTCGACGTCGACATCAGCGACTCCGACCAGCCCTGGTACGCCGAGTGATACGCCCACCGGCGTACTCACCACGCCGACCACTCCGACTGTCGGCGTGACGACGGTGACCGTGCCGCCGACCACCTCGGCCTCGCCGGGTGGCACGCGGACGACCAGCGGCGGGCGGCCCAAGCCGACCCGGACCGCGACGACGACACCGCGCAGTACGCCGACGAAGACGCGGACCACCGAGCCGACGCCGAGCGACACTGCGCCGCCGCCCAGTGGTGGCGGTACGAACGCGCAGGAGCGGCAGGTCCTCGAGTACACCAACCAGATTCGTCAGCAGCAGGGCTGCGGCCCGCTCCGGCTGGACAGCGCACTCGTCGAGGCAGCCGGCGAGCACGCGTCCGACATGGTCCGGCGGCACTACATGGACCACACGAACCCCGAGGGTCAGGACCCTGGCGACCGGATGGCGGCCGACGGGTACCGCGGGTCGAGCTGGGGCGAGAACATCGCGGCCGGCTACGACAGCGCGCAGAAGGTGGTCGCGGCCTGGATGCAGAGCGACGGCCACCGCAAGAACATCCTGAACTGCCGGTTCACCACGATCGGCATCGGCTACGACCCGGGGAAGGTCAAGTCGGACTACGGACCAGGCAGTTGGGTCCAGGACTTCGGCCGGAGCTGA
- a CDS encoding CAP domain-containing protein has product MLALTNQERAKAGCGPLRTNSALIRAAQAHASDMVAKHYFAHDSLDGRSPFDRMKAAGFAGGAMAENIAVGYSSPSAVVTGWMNSPGHRANILNCTYSMIGIGYDSGQVKPDWGNGSWVQDFGG; this is encoded by the coding sequence GTGCTTGCCCTGACCAACCAGGAGCGCGCCAAGGCCGGCTGTGGACCGCTGCGCACGAACAGCGCGCTGATCAGAGCGGCCCAGGCGCACGCCTCCGACATGGTTGCCAAGCACTACTTCGCGCACGACAGCCTGGACGGCCGCAGCCCGTTCGACCGGATGAAGGCGGCCGGGTTCGCGGGCGGTGCGATGGCCGAGAACATTGCCGTCGGCTACTCGAGCCCGTCCGCGGTCGTGACCGGCTGGATGAACAGCCCGGGCCACCGCGCGAACATCCTCAACTGCACGTACTCGATGATCGGCATCGGGTACGACAGCGGCCAGGTCAAGCCGGACTGGGGCAACGGCAGCTGGGTCCAGGACTTCGGCGGGTGA
- a CDS encoding GNAT family N-acetyltransferase, giving the protein MRDREELVRRWQAGWSVSRGWTTVEDDNDGILIVRAGEESRPTEYVVLDADDKPERVERAAQLASADGGGRGAGWITLATDDKEARIEQLEDLGLEVQQDQDWLMTIQLSEQPALKLHERYALHTELEDDLIITRATLHGGVVSSGRMAVVGPDAVADRIETDPAHRRRGLGSAVMASLVEAAAAKGAKRGILIASIDGLRLYRSLGWKVIADIVIARSTV; this is encoded by the coding sequence GTGAGAGATCGTGAGGAGCTCGTCCGCCGCTGGCAGGCCGGGTGGTCCGTCTCGCGGGGCTGGACCACAGTGGAGGACGACAACGACGGCATCCTGATCGTCCGTGCGGGTGAGGAGAGCCGGCCGACGGAGTACGTCGTACTGGATGCCGACGACAAACCGGAGCGCGTGGAGCGAGCCGCCCAGCTGGCCTCGGCCGACGGCGGCGGGCGCGGCGCGGGCTGGATCACCCTGGCCACCGACGACAAGGAAGCGCGGATCGAGCAGCTGGAGGATCTCGGCCTCGAGGTCCAGCAGGACCAGGACTGGCTGATGACGATCCAGCTCTCGGAGCAGCCGGCGCTGAAGCTGCACGAGCGCTATGCCTTGCACACCGAACTGGAGGACGACCTGATCATTACCCGGGCCACCTTGCACGGCGGAGTGGTGTCGAGCGGGCGGATGGCGGTCGTCGGTCCGGACGCGGTCGCGGACCGGATCGAGACCGACCCGGCCCACCGGCGGCGCGGGCTCGGCAGCGCGGTGATGGCATCCCTGGTCGAGGCGGCCGCGGCGAAGGGCGCCAAACGCGGCATCCTGATCGCGTCCATCGACGGCCTACGCCTGTACCGAAGCCTCGGCTGGAAGGTCATCGCCGACATAGTCATAGCCCGCTCAACCGTTTGA
- a CDS encoding GNAT family N-acetyltransferase — MRFPEDVPVLTDGVVTLRAHTADDVDPAYRICQDPVMQQWTTIPVPYLQEHAVNFLTEVVPTGWRENTMWAWAIEYDGRYAGTIDLGDGEGGVGEVGFALAPEVRGHGVMTRALKLAVRYAFDGLGWERVIWRAFVGNYASRRVAWKAGFRGLVTIPGGGRQRGVRKDEWVASVARDEELEPQGNWWTVPELDGGGIRLRALRDSDAQRVMEACNDERTQQWLSGMPSPYTLDDAKGFIAGRQDTAASGEAVAWAIADAATDELLGNVSIFALKGRHDPTKGEIGYWMHPEARGRKVMSTAVELVVAHAFRPIEDGGLGRRRLVIRCADVNPASAHVAEVNGFTRVANERRADPRRDGSYDNEFTYDLLADDYPAR, encoded by the coding sequence ATGCGATTCCCCGAGGACGTTCCGGTGCTGACCGACGGCGTCGTGACGCTGCGTGCCCACACCGCCGATGATGTCGACCCTGCCTACCGGATCTGCCAGGACCCGGTCATGCAGCAGTGGACCACCATCCCGGTCCCGTACCTGCAGGAGCACGCGGTCAACTTCCTCACCGAAGTGGTCCCGACCGGCTGGCGCGAGAACACGATGTGGGCCTGGGCGATCGAGTACGACGGCCGGTACGCCGGGACCATCGACCTCGGTGACGGCGAGGGCGGTGTCGGCGAGGTCGGGTTCGCGCTGGCGCCGGAGGTCCGCGGCCACGGGGTGATGACCCGCGCGCTCAAACTCGCGGTGCGGTACGCGTTCGACGGGCTCGGCTGGGAGCGGGTGATCTGGCGCGCGTTCGTCGGCAACTACGCGAGCCGCCGGGTCGCCTGGAAGGCCGGGTTCCGCGGGCTCGTCACGATCCCGGGCGGCGGCCGGCAGCGCGGCGTACGGAAGGACGAATGGGTCGCATCGGTCGCGCGCGACGAGGAGCTCGAGCCGCAGGGCAACTGGTGGACCGTGCCCGAGCTCGACGGTGGCGGGATCCGGCTGCGCGCGTTGCGCGACTCGGACGCCCAGCGGGTGATGGAAGCGTGCAACGACGAGCGGACCCAGCAGTGGTTGTCGGGCATGCCGTCGCCGTACACGCTGGACGACGCCAAGGGATTCATCGCCGGCCGGCAGGATACGGCGGCGAGCGGTGAGGCGGTCGCCTGGGCGATCGCCGACGCGGCGACCGACGAGCTGCTCGGGAACGTCAGCATCTTCGCGCTGAAGGGCCGGCACGACCCCACCAAGGGCGAGATCGGGTACTGGATGCACCCGGAGGCGCGGGGCCGCAAGGTGATGTCGACGGCGGTCGAGCTGGTGGTCGCGCACGCGTTCCGGCCGATCGAGGACGGCGGTCTGGGCCGGCGGCGCCTGGTCATCAGGTGCGCGGACGTGAACCCCGCATCCGCGCACGTTGCCGAGGTCAACGGCTTCACCCGGGTCGCCAACGAACGCCGCGCCGACCCCCGCCGCGACGGGAGCTATGACAACGAGTTCACCTACGACCTCCTCGCCGACGACTACCCCGCCCGCTGA
- a CDS encoding DeoR/GlpR family DNA-binding transcription regulator, producing the protein MNAAGAEPPRGRGGQLAAQRQATIVAEVNSRGAITVAELVDRFGVSDMTIRRDLDALDSSGLLHKVHGGATSVGLRSAHEPGFDAKLTQESAAKQAIAAEAATRVQPDSAIGIGAGTTTYALARQLLRVENLTVVTNSARIADVFHGNGRSDRTVVLIGGIRTPSDALVGPIATAALASLHLDLLFLGAHGVDAEHGLSTPNLMEAETNRSFIAASREIVVVADHTKWGTVGLSTFATWSDLDVIVTDNGLSTAARKAMRDTGCDLVIAS; encoded by the coding sequence GTGAACGCAGCCGGAGCAGAGCCGCCACGCGGCCGGGGTGGGCAACTGGCCGCTCAGCGACAGGCCACGATCGTTGCCGAGGTCAACAGTCGCGGCGCGATCACGGTGGCCGAGCTGGTCGATCGGTTCGGCGTGTCGGACATGACGATCCGGCGCGACCTGGACGCCCTGGACTCCAGCGGCCTGCTGCACAAGGTGCACGGCGGCGCGACCTCGGTCGGTCTGCGCAGCGCGCACGAGCCCGGCTTCGACGCCAAGCTGACGCAGGAGTCCGCGGCCAAGCAGGCGATCGCGGCCGAGGCAGCGACGAGAGTCCAGCCCGACAGTGCGATCGGCATCGGCGCCGGTACGACGACGTACGCGCTGGCTCGTCAGTTGCTCCGGGTGGAGAACCTCACCGTCGTGACGAACTCGGCGCGGATCGCGGATGTGTTCCACGGCAACGGCCGCTCGGACCGCACCGTCGTCCTGATCGGCGGCATCCGTACGCCGTCGGACGCGCTGGTCGGACCGATCGCGACCGCGGCGCTGGCGTCGTTGCACCTCGACCTCTTGTTCCTCGGCGCGCACGGTGTCGACGCCGAGCACGGGCTGAGCACGCCGAACCTGATGGAGGCCGAGACCAACCGGTCGTTCATCGCCGCCAGCCGGGAGATCGTCGTCGTCGCGGACCACACCAAGTGGGGGACCGTCGGTCTGAGCACGTTCGCGACCTGGTCCGACCTGGACGTCATCGTCACCGACAACGGCCTCTCGACCGCCGCCCGCAAAGCCATGCGCGACACGGGATGCGACCTCGTCATCGCTTCCTAG